CTCTGACACGTTTACTTCCTGCTATCTCAGGTTGGTTCACCTAGGTGGGAGCTGCTTATATTTTATGGCTAGCATGGATTATCGCCACGAGTCACCCATCCACGTCAGAAACCAGTTCAAAACCACTGAGTTTTTGGACGAGCTTCAGTCTGCAATTTATTAATGTGAAGATTATTTTGTATGGAATTACAGCAATATCTACATTTGTGCTGCCGTATACACAGAATATTTTTTCAGTGGTGTACGTCAGCTTTCTGTTAACAGCGATTGGATGCTTTGGGAATGGATGTTGGGCAATAGCGGGACATCTGTTTCAGTCATTATTTCAACGTCATGGTCGTCTTATTAATCTTGTTTTATCTGCCATGTTGGTATATTGCGCTATACACATGTTTATCTGATGTGTATGTCCATCGGCGCGTAATACTATGAGTATGCATGCTACTGCCCCAACGTGTTTTATTTATTCTAATTAATTGTTGTTATTATAACTATCAACCACATTATTTCTTTTAATCACTAGTTCCATAGTTGATGTACAGAAAGTAGCATTAACCAGGTATTAAATATTTATGAGATAGAACACATTAGATGAACTCTCATATACACTCATGAACTTTCATTATGAGTTATGGGGAAATTAAACTTGAATTTTAGATGTGTAGGATTCACAAAAAGAACCAAAGAGAAAACAACCACGAGAATAGGACATAGTATTGAGTTAAGAATGAAATTTATTATACATGAACAAAAAGTAATGCTCCTACAGCAATGGAGCATTACATGAGATATTTAAAGTCGGTTTATACAATTCTAACAAAAAAAGACATAAACATTATGTTAATGCATTTAATTTAATGAGATTTTTGTACCAAAAAAAGCTCTTTTTAAGTTTTCTCTCTAAAGAACCATTGCCATCATTATCTTGGTCGACATATATCAAACCATAGCGCTTTTCCATTTCTGATGATGAATAACTAATTAGATCAATTATACCCCATAAAGTATATCCCATCAGTTCAACCCCATCTAGAACAGCCTCGTGCATTTGTTCAATATGCGACTTCAAATACTGAATTCTATATTCATCATCAATAGTTCCATCAGGAGAAACTATATCTTCAGCCCCTAATCCATTTTCTACAATGAATAATGGTTTTTGGTATCTAGTGTATAAATTATTTAAAGCAATTCGAAGTCCAATCGGATCAATTTGCCATCCCCAATCGGACATTGGTAAATATGGATTTTTGATACCCCCCATAGTATTACCACTTACTTTTTCTAAACCTTCGCTGTCTGCACTAGTTACAAAAGAGTTATAATAACTAAAGGATATAAAATCAACGGTATACTTACTTAGTAATTCATCATCGCCATTTAATTTTTTTATGATAATGTTTTTTTCATTGAAGTAACGTTCTATATATTTTGGATAAGCACCTCTAACTTGTACATCAGTAAAGAAATAATTAAATTGATTACTCCAATGAGCTGCTAATACATCTTCAGGATTGCATGTATGAGGGTAAGTTAGCAAACTTGTCAACATACATCCAATTTTAGCATCAGGCATAATTTCTTTACAATGTTTGACAGCTAAAGCACTAGCAATAAATTGATGATGTAACCCATCATAAACAGCTTGTTCAATATTATTAAAGCGTTCAGGAACAATACCGCCACTAGTAAATGGATGGCGAACGATGCTGTCTATTTCATTAAAGGTGATCCAATATTTTACTTTGTTTTTATACCTTTCAAAAACACATTTAGCAAAGTTTTCAAAAAAAGTCACGACATCTCTTGATGTCCAGCCACCGTAATTGTTAACTAAATACATAGGCATTTCATAATGAGATAATGTAACAATAGGCTCAATATTGTTTTTTATTAGCTCTTCAATTAAATCATCATAGAATTTTAAACCAAGTTCATTAGGATGGTTCTCATCTCCATTTGGGAATATTCTTGTCCACGCAATAGAGAACCTCAACGCTTTAATCCCAAGGTCTCCCATAATAGATACATCATCTTTATAGCGATGATAAAAATCTATCCCTCTTCGCTTTGGGTAATCCTTAGATGAATCTGACTCTAATGTTTCTTTAATTTGCTCTTCAGAAACTGAATTATGTTTTTTATAGTCTCCACGAGATAAATTCTTTTTATTCATGGCAATATCGGCAGTTGAAATACCTTTTCCATCAATATTCCAAGCTCCTTCTACCTGATTAGCAGCAATAGCTCCACCCCACAAAAATCCATTAGGGAAAGACCTAACTTTAGTATTCATCATTACTCCTTATTCTCTCTTTCAACTACTCTATTTACATGGATTAACAAATATAACAATTCTTCATTAGGAATTATTTTGTCAAATCTAGCATTAACATATTCACAAATCGAAACAATGCAGTTGTACTCACTTACATATTTATTTGAAGCTTGAATCAGTAATTCATCATCACTATTTTTAAGCATTTTATTAGAAACTAGACGTTGTGAGAAATATTGAAGATGAGTAACAAACCTGGAGTAATTAATAGATGAAGTATCAAATTCAAATTCAAATGTAACTTTTACAATATTTAAAATATCTCTTACAATGCTTGATAACAACAATACATGTTCGATATTGCCGTCTACCTGTTGAGCATTGACCAAATGAAAAGCAATATTTGCCGCCTCTTCCTCTGGAAAATCAGTATTTATATATTTCTTAATAAGCGATAAAGAATATAGTCCAATATCATATTCAGCAGGATATAGCTTTTGAATCTCCCAATGCATTCTATTCGTAATTTTCTTATTATTATTTATACGTTTTACTGCAATATAAAGATGATCGATCAGAGAAACATATAAAGTTTCGCATAATTGAACATTTAATACCTTAGTTGCATATTCAACTATTTCATTAACAAGTTGCAAGTATTCATTTGGTACATTAGTCAACAATTCAGCCACATCTAAAGTAACTGATTTATTTTCCAAAACATATGTTTTCTCTACTTCTTCCGGCAAAACATAGTCACCAGGCTTACTACGAAAACCAATACCTTTCCCTAATACAATAACCTCTTTACCATCTTTTCTTTTTACAAGAACAACACTTGTATTTAAAACCTTAATCACTTTCATATTAACCTCTAAAATACAAGCTACAATAAAGTCATAAGTGGTTTGGCTGGTGAAATATTAGATAAATCATCTCTCCACATCACATCAAAATAATCAAACCCATCACCAAGTGATATTGAAACAAAAACATCAGAACCATTTTCCTTAATTAAATTAACATCATAAGAAAATATTCTATCACCTTGATTAAATTGGTTTGAGATGCACAACCTAGTTGCATACTCGGATAAAGAAATATTTTTTGAAGAAACGGTTATTGATAATATCAATTCTATCCCATCGTGGGATCTAATTTTTATATAATCAAATTCATCTGAGCAAGAAACAATCACCCCATCAAATGGAGCCATTATATTTCCCTTATTTAAAAGGATATTAATAGATTTATTTTCATCTGGTTCTATTGTATCTAATTTATTGTTTTTACTTAAAGTTCCATACACAGGTGAGAAAATCACTCTTTTATTATGTATTGATTTATCGAGTATGGACGGAATGTCTTCGTTAACGTCTCTCTTAGTAATATCTTGATTCTGATTAACAAATCCAGTTTTTAAATTTACAACAATTATTGATATAACAGTAACAAAAAAAGATATTAACAAAGTAATAATTGCAAACTTAAAATTATTTTTTTCATCATAAAACATAGGAAGAGTAAGTAAGCCAGGAACTATATTAGTAAAAGATTTCAACGAAACCAACCCAGAGAAAAAACCAGCGCACAAAGCACCAAACATACAACAGAAGAGTGATTTTTTTGTTTTTAAATGAACTCCATAAAGAGCTGGTTCCGAAATTCCAAATAATGCAGAAACACCAGCAGGTAAAGCAATTTGCTTAGTTGCCATGTTGTTTGTTAAAAACCATACAGTTAAAGCCCCTGCGCCTTGAGCTATGTTTGAAGCAAACATTGAAGATAAAATAAGAGAATCATAGCCAACTGTTGCAATTGCTGAAAAAACGATAGGATAAAATATTTTATGCATCCCAAACATTACAAAGATTGGCATAGATAAAGCCAATAGTGCATTAGAAATAAAACCAAAATTTTCTTGAATAAAAATTATTATGTTAGCTATATAAATGCCTATGCTGTTGCCAACTGGCCCACACATGAATAATGAAATAGGAGACACAACAATTAGAACAATTACAGGTTTGAATAAAATAGCGATCGATCCAGAAATAAATCGGTCACAGCAACGTTCTACGTATGACATCAGCCAAATTGTTAATATTATCGGTATCACTGAAAAAGAATATTTTACCGAAGGGATTGATAAACCAGCAATGTTTAACGGAATGTTGCTGGATAACAGATCAATTAATTTAGGATGAACCAATACTCCAGCTAATGCTATTGATATAAAAGAGTTTGTTTCAAATTTTTTTGAACATGATAGAGCTAAAAGCATTGGAAGAAAATAATATGCAGAATCAGATATAATATTGAATAAAATGTATATTTGATCAGTTTTATCAACACAACCGACAGCAACAAGTAAAACCAGAAAAGCTTTTAACATTCCGGCACCGAAAATTGCAGGAACTATTGGTTGAAATATAGAAACAACCGTAGAAATAAATTTATCAAAAATATTGAGATTAGATTCTACATTGTTGTGATGATTTTTGTTATTAGAATTTATAATTTTTTTCAATTTAGAAAAAACAAATAAAACATGACTTCCAATTATTATTTGGAATTGCCCTGCTCTATAAAATGCATCGACGACATCAGGTAATAACTTAATCATGTCGATATTGGTTTTATTATAATCAACCAAATCAAATCTAAGGCGCGTAGAGCAATGAACAACATCTTTAATATTATCTACACCACCAACACCTTTAATTATATCATCAACATAATTGACTGCTTTCATACTAAACCACCAAAAGTAAAAACCCGAGCAGAACATTAAATATAATGCCCTACTCGGGTCTTGCCTGCTAATGCAGTTACACGCCCTTTATTATTTGTTCAATATATATAAAGATGACTATAAAATCAACTATTACACGCAATAATGTGATGAAAGTATCAATTTATTCACATGTAAGGCCTGGTGGTTTTAAAATAAATATTTGACGGCAAATTGATAATCATTAGCCGCATCGACAGCTACTGAATTATATGAGCCAGATGTTTTACTATAATCACCATACGCTCTTACTGCTGACGGAGACCATGCATTTTTATCAAGGCTATTAATTCGATACTCAAAAGACACACTCAAATTTTTAGTAAAATTATATATAGGACCAAAGGTTGTTGAGTTATATGCATCTAAGTTTTCCCCATTTACATCAACAGTTTGTTTTTCCCAGGTAGCAAGTAACCCTAAACCATTGGTAAATGTATAGCGTAACGCAGTTTCGATACCTTTATGATCTACACCATTCGCCAAAAAATCAGATCCTTTGGCAGCAGTTACAGCTGCATACCAAGAAGAGTCATCATACTTTAGACCTGCTAAATATAACTTAGGATTATTTGTTGCAACACCTGATGTACTTTGAGGTCGATGACCATTTATAAATCCAGCACCGATAGACACATGCATTGGTAAGTTATATGTCGCAGCTAAATTATACGCGCTATTGTCTTTATCTAGAGTGTCCGTATCTCTTTGAGTTTTAAATTTGTAACTTGCTAAAATGTTCGCATTCCCAAATACGCCCGCATACTTCAATACATCACTTGCTCTTGCTGATGCAAAACGGTCAGTCCCTAACCCTAAAGCAGAGCCTGTATATCCATCGGTATAGCCAATATCTGTCCATCCTGTGAAAGTATCTGCATTAGGGCTCCACTGACGCCCAAATGTAAACGCCCCAATATCTTTTACACCAACGCCACCAAAAATTAATCTGGTACGGACGTTGGTGCCTTGTGCATCACCAGCACCACCATTATCTGAACCATTTACACTTGATGCGAAATTTTGCTCACTATCAGGATTATTTAATTTAAATTGAGCCTCATATTTACCGATGGCGGTCAATTTGTCATCGATTGCTGTTTTAGCATCCGCTCCAAATCGTAAAAAATTATTACTACCATAGTTTGCACTATTTTTTTCATTGCCGAAAAAATGTCCCGCATATGCCATACCAGTTAATTTAACATCATTCTTATCATCTTTAATAAGCTGATATGCTTGTAATTGTGGAGCGATAAAAACAAATGAAATAGCAATAGCGATAGCATTTAATTTAACATTCATAAGTCACCTTTTTTAGTGTGGTTTTAATTCGTTTTTTAAATATTATTACTCTTCATCGAAACCAAGCAGCTTTACAGCAATCGGAGTGACAACGAGTGAGATTCCAAGAGTAATTAGCGCGTAGTAAAAGTTATTTCCTTCACCGATCCACATTGGTAAAGAGGCTAAGCCTGGACCTACTGGCGCATATGCTTTTAATGTCACAAATCCAGCAAATGTTCCTGCGCAGCCAGCACCAATCATACAACCTAATAATGTGCGCTTTAATTTTAAATGGATGCCATACAATGCAGGCTCAGTAATACCAAATAATGCCGAGATACCTGCTGGTAGCGCAACTTGTTTTAATGAAGCATCTTTAGCAATAAACCAAACAGTTAATGCACCCGCACCTTGAGCAATATTTGAAGAGAGCATCGCACTATGAATTAATGTTTCATATCCCGGTGTTGCCATAGCAGCAAATATGATTGGATAAAAAACCTTATGCATTCCAAACATCACAATCAACGGCATGAATATTGACAATAATGCAACAGCCAACCAACCAACTTTACTTTGTACCCAGAAAACTCCACTTGATAACCCTTGCCCCAAATAATTGCCAAGAGGGCCAAGAACAATTAAGGCTATTGGTGCGACAATAGCTAGCACCAGTAAAGGCTTCATAAAAATTTTGACCGGACCGGGAGTAACTTTTTCTGCAAATTTTTCAATATAGGACATCAACCAAATTGTAAGGATTATTGGTAAAACAGATGATCCGTATTGGACTGGTGGAATTGTGAAACCAATGAGCTCAACCGGTGTACTACCCGCAAGTAATGCTACTAATTTCGGATGAACTAATGCTCCAGCCAGTGCTACTGATACATATAGATTAGTTTTGAATTTTAAAGCGCAAGAATATGCCAGAAGTAATGGTAAAAAATAAAATGCGGCATCAGCAATAAAACTCATAACTAGATACGATTGACTAGTTTTAGTCGTTAAACCAGCTGAAACAGCCAACAGTAATAATGCTTTCATCATTCCTGATGCAGCTATTGCAGGAATAATTGGTTGAAAAATACCAGTCACTACTGATGCAAATTTGTTAAATATTCCTTTTGCACTTAAATCTGATTTCGCTTGCGTTTCACTGTGAGCATCAGAACTATAATCATCCCCAAGCAATTTAAGTAACTCATTGAATACCTGAGTTACATTATTACCAATGATAACCTGAAATTGGCCTCCACTATTAACAGCACTGATCACTCCAGTAATTGACTTAACGCTATCAATATCAGCTTTAAGATAATCCTTTAACTCAATTCTTAATCGAGTTGAACAGTGTAAGACATTAACGATATTGTCTTTACCTCCCACGTGTTCAAGAATCGATTGTGATATATCTTTAAAGTTCATAACTTTTCCTTTTTTTTTGACAAAAAAAAAGACCTGGAAAGACAATTTCTTGTCCATTCCAGGTCTTGCCTGCTTAGCAGTAGCACGCCCGTTTGCATCTAATGATGCATAGCTAATTTGTTATACGTTATAGATAATTAATTTTCAAAATTAAAGGAAGTGAATAAGAAATCGTGATTTATATCACTTTCATTTTTCTAATTCTTGATGATTAGTCTTCATATGAGAATTTTAAATTATTCATACATAGATCTTAACACTTAACAACCTAGATATGTGTTTTCTTAATCCAGAAGCTGAATCACCAGCTTCATGTAGTGTCGATCGTTGCCTATCCCAACAACCGACCAAGCAAATCAATGGCGTTTTCGACTCGACTATTCCACGGTAAAGCGTAATTGATCCGAATATGGTGCGTATATTGTTTCTGGCTGGAAAACAATATACCCGGTGCAATCGCCACTTTTTCAGCTAACAACCGCTGATATAAGGCGAAACTATCGATCTCTTTGGCAAACTCCAACCAAAGAAAATAGCCGCCCTCAGGTTGTGTGACTTTCACATTAGTAGGCAAATAATATTGAATGGCTTGCAACATCTGATGCTGGCGTTGCTCTAACATTCTTCGTAACCTCCGCAAATGGGCATCAAATCCACCCGCTCGCAGATATTCATTTAAGGCCAATTGCGTGGGGATCGATGCCGATAACGTGGACATCAACTGTAAGCGCTGAATTTTTTCAGTATGATTCCCTGCCGCCACCCAGCCCACACGGAACCCCGGCGACAGACATTTTGAAAAGGAAGCGCAGTGTAAAACGCTGCTATGGGCGTCGTATGCTTTGGCCGGTAACGGCCGCTCGTTACCAAAATAGAGCTCGCCGTACACATCATCTTCAATCAATGGCACATGATAGAGTGATAACATACTCACCAAATCGCGCTTATCTTCCTGCGACATACAAAAGCCCAGCGGGTTTTGAAATGAGGTCATGAACCAGCAAGCTTTGATTGGTAATTGCTGTAATGACTGTGCCAACACGTTGAGATCAACGCCAGTGCGTGGGTGTGTCGGAATTTCGACCGCTTTTAATTTTAAGCGTTCAATCGCCTGCAAGGCACCATAAAATGTCGGTGATTCAATCGCCACTAAATCACCAGGTTGCGTCACAGCTTGTAAACTTAGATTCAACGCCTCCATGCCACCCGATGTGATAACAATTTCATCTGGGTTAATTTGCATCCCTTGCTGAGCGTAGCGCTGCGCGATAATTTGGCGTAATGGTTCATTACCCGGCGGCAGATTCGACACCGTGCTAAACGGCGACATTTTCCGGCTGCTACTAGCCAGCGACCGGGTTAACGCCTTCAAGGGAAATAGCTGCGGATCAGGAAACGCAGAGCCAAGCTGGATCAGAGAGCTGTCTTTGGTGTTCTGTAATACATCGAACAGAATGTTATTGATATCCACCTGCGTGGATTGCAGTTTTACCGGCTGACGCGTGGGTTCTAGCAGATTCAAAGTCTGATGCGAGACAAAATAACCTGATTTTGGGCGGGCATAGATCCAACCCTGACTTTCCAGCAATTGATAGGCTTGCAGCACGGTCATCGGGCTCAGGCCAGCTGTTTTACAACACTGCCGAATGGATGGAATGCGCTCACCCGCTCGCCAAACCTTATTCAGAATTTGCGCTTTTATCTGCTCGGCCAGTAACTCATAACGCCCCATAAACCACCATCTGTTATAGCAATTAATCTCACAATCTGTATCTGTAACAGCAGTAGCATACCATGCTCAAATTACATCCTCAGTATGGATCGCACTTTTCTCGCGCTCTGTTTCTTTCTGAAGGATGTGACATGTTCTTACCTGATGATGTTGTCAGCCTTTCGCGCTTGCAATTTGGCGCAACGGCGATGTTCCACTTTATTTTTGTGCCCCTGACGTTAGGGCTTTCATGGTTGCTGGTGATCATGGAAGCAGCGTATGTCATGACGCGTAACGTGATTTACCGCGACATGACTAAATTTTGGGGGAAGCTGTTCGGCATTAACTTTGTGATGGGTGTAACCACCGGTATCACACTCGAGTTTCAGTTCGGCACGAACTGGGCCTATTACTCGCACTATGTCGGCGATATTTTCGGCACCCCATTAGCGGTCGAAGGATTGATGGCGTTCTTTCTTGAATCCACGCTCGTGGGTCTGTTCTTTTTTGGCTGGGACAGGCTTTCCCCGCGCAAACACCTGATGGTCACTGCCTTAGTCGCACTTGGTTCGAACTTATCCGCCTTGTGGATCTTGGTCGCCAACGGCTGGATGCAACACCCTGTCGGCGCTGAGTTCAACATGGTGACCTCGCGCATGGAGCTTACCGACATTGCCGCCGTCATTCTCAACCCCATGGCGCAGGTGAAATTTATTCACACCGTGACCGCCGGTTATGTCGCGGCCTCAATGTTCGTGCTCGGTGTCTCTTCATGGTATTTGCTCAAACAGCGCGATATTGAATTTGCCAAACGCTCATTTGCAGCCGGTGCTGGTTTTGGCTGTGCGGCGGTGTTTTTTCTGGTGATCCTCGGCGATGAATCCGGTGTTGAAGTGGGTAAAACTCAACCCGCCAAACTCGCTGCAATGGAAGCCGAATGGCATACCGAAGAAGCACCAGCCGCCTTTACGCTGTTCGGTTTTCCTGACCAAGAGGCGGAAACCACCCATTTTGCGATCAAAATTCCTTATGCCATGGGGATTATCGCAACGCGATCTTTAAATACCCCCGTGAAAGGGTTAGTCGAGCTGAAAGCGGAAAGTGAAGCTCGCATTCGGCATGGCATGCTGGCTTATGAGGCGTTGCAACGCTTACGCGCAGGCGATCAATCGGCGAATGCCACCTTTCAGGCACATAAAAATGACTTGGGTTACGGCTTATTGCTGAAAGCCTACACCGCCAAAGTCACTGATGCGACCGACGCACAAATCAAACAAGCGGCGAAAGACACCATTCCACAAGTAGCGCCGATGTTTTGGGCTTTTCGCTTAATGGTGGGTGCAGGTGTGGCGATGACCGCACTGTTTGGTCTGGCGTTGTGGTCATTATTGCGTAATCAATTATTGCAACGTAAGTGGCTGTTACGTGCGTTGCTGTATGCCATTCCCCTACCTTGGGTGGCAATTGAATCAGGCTGGTTTGTCGCAGAATTTGGCCGT
This window of the uncultured Tolumonas sp. genome carries:
- a CDS encoding glycoside hydrolase family 1 protein, coding for MNTKVRSFPNGFLWGGAIAANQVEGAWNIDGKGISTADIAMNKKNLSRGDYKKHNSVSEEQIKETLESDSSKDYPKRRGIDFYHRYKDDVSIMGDLGIKALRFSIAWTRIFPNGDENHPNELGLKFYDDLIEELIKNNIEPIVTLSHYEMPMYLVNNYGGWTSRDVVTFFENFAKCVFERYKNKVKYWITFNEIDSIVRHPFTSGGIVPERFNNIEQAVYDGLHHQFIASALAVKHCKEIMPDAKIGCMLTSLLTYPHTCNPEDVLAAHWSNQFNYFFTDVQVRGAYPKYIERYFNEKNIIIKKLNGDDELLSKYTVDFISFSYYNSFVTSADSEGLEKVSGNTMGGIKNPYLPMSDWGWQIDPIGLRIALNNLYTRYQKPLFIVENGLGAEDIVSPDGTIDDEYRIQYLKSHIEQMHEAVLDGVELMGYTLWGIIDLISYSSSEMEKRYGLIYVDQDNDGNGSLERKLKKSFFWYKNLIKLNALT
- a CDS encoding PRD domain-containing protein encodes the protein MKVIKVLNTSVVLVKRKDGKEVIVLGKGIGFRSKPGDYVLPEEVEKTYVLENKSVTLDVAELLTNVPNEYLQLVNEIVEYATKVLNVQLCETLYVSLIDHLYIAVKRINNNKKITNRMHWEIQKLYPAEYDIGLYSLSLIKKYINTDFPEEEAANIAFHLVNAQQVDGNIEHVLLLSSIVRDILNIVKVTFEFEFDTSSINYSRFVTHLQYFSQRLVSNKMLKNSDDELLIQASNKYVSEYNCIVSICEYVNARFDKIIPNEELLYLLIHVNRVVERENKE
- a CDS encoding PTS transporter subunit EIIC, which codes for MKAVNYVDDIIKGVGGVDNIKDVVHCSTRLRFDLVDYNKTNIDMIKLLPDVVDAFYRAGQFQIIIGSHVLFVFSKLKKIINSNNKNHHNNVESNLNIFDKFISTVVSIFQPIVPAIFGAGMLKAFLVLLVAVGCVDKTDQIYILFNIISDSAYYFLPMLLALSCSKKFETNSFISIALAGVLVHPKLIDLLSSNIPLNIAGLSIPSVKYSFSVIPIILTIWLMSYVERCCDRFISGSIAILFKPVIVLIVVSPISLFMCGPVGNSIGIYIANIIIFIQENFGFISNALLALSMPIFVMFGMHKIFYPIVFSAIATVGYDSLILSSMFASNIAQGAGALTVWFLTNNMATKQIALPAGVSALFGISEPALYGVHLKTKKSLFCCMFGALCAGFFSGLVSLKSFTNIVPGLLTLPMFYDEKNNFKFAIITLLISFFVTVISIIVVNLKTGFVNQNQDITKRDVNEDIPSILDKSIHNKRVIFSPVYGTLSKNNKLDTIEPDENKSINILLNKGNIMAPFDGVIVSCSDEFDYIKIRSHDGIELILSITVSSKNISLSEYATRLCISNQFNQGDRIFSYDVNLIKENGSDVFVSISLGDGFDYFDVMWRDDLSNISPAKPLMTLL
- a CDS encoding porin, translating into MNVKLNAIAIAISFVFIAPQLQAYQLIKDDKNDVKLTGMAYAGHFFGNEKNSANYGSNNFLRFGADAKTAIDDKLTAIGKYEAQFKLNNPDSEQNFASSVNGSDNGGAGDAQGTNVRTRLIFGGVGVKDIGAFTFGRQWSPNADTFTGWTDIGYTDGYTGSALGLGTDRFASARASDVLKYAGVFGNANILASYKFKTQRDTDTLDKDNSAYNLAATYNLPMHVSIGAGFINGHRPQSTSGVATNNPKLYLAGLKYDDSSWYAAVTAAKGSDFLANGVDHKGIETALRYTFTNGLGLLATWEKQTVDVNGENLDAYNSTTFGPIYNFTKNLSVSFEYRINSLDKNAWSPSAVRAYGDYSKTSGSYNSVAVDAANDYQFAVKYLF
- a CDS encoding PTS transporter subunit EIIC; amino-acid sequence: MNFKDISQSILEHVGGKDNIVNVLHCSTRLRIELKDYLKADIDSVKSITGVISAVNSGGQFQVIIGNNVTQVFNELLKLLGDDYSSDAHSETQAKSDLSAKGIFNKFASVVTGIFQPIIPAIAASGMMKALLLLAVSAGLTTKTSQSYLVMSFIADAAFYFLPLLLAYSCALKFKTNLYVSVALAGALVHPKLVALLAGSTPVELIGFTIPPVQYGSSVLPIILTIWLMSYIEKFAEKVTPGPVKIFMKPLLVLAIVAPIALIVLGPLGNYLGQGLSSGVFWVQSKVGWLAVALLSIFMPLIVMFGMHKVFYPIIFAAMATPGYETLIHSAMLSSNIAQGAGALTVWFIAKDASLKQVALPAGISALFGITEPALYGIHLKLKRTLLGCMIGAGCAGTFAGFVTLKAYAPVGPGLASLPMWIGEGNNFYYALITLGISLVVTPIAVKLLGFDEE
- a CDS encoding PLP-dependent aminotransferase family protein, which codes for MGRYELLAEQIKAQILNKVWRAGERIPSIRQCCKTAGLSPMTVLQAYQLLESQGWIYARPKSGYFVSHQTLNLLEPTRQPVKLQSTQVDINNILFDVLQNTKDSSLIQLGSAFPDPQLFPLKALTRSLASSSRKMSPFSTVSNLPPGNEPLRQIIAQRYAQQGMQINPDEIVITSGGMEALNLSLQAVTQPGDLVAIESPTFYGALQAIERLKLKAVEIPTHPRTGVDLNVLAQSLQQLPIKACWFMTSFQNPLGFCMSQEDKRDLVSMLSLYHVPLIEDDVYGELYFGNERPLPAKAYDAHSSVLHCASFSKCLSPGFRVGWVAAGNHTEKIQRLQLMSTLSASIPTQLALNEYLRAGGFDAHLRRLRRMLEQRQHQMLQAIQYYLPTNVKVTQPEGGYFLWLEFAKEIDSFALYQRLLAEKVAIAPGILFSSQKQYTHHIRINYALPWNSRVENAIDLLGRLLG
- a CDS encoding cytochrome ubiquinol oxidase subunit I, producing MFLPDDVVSLSRLQFGATAMFHFIFVPLTLGLSWLLVIMEAAYVMTRNVIYRDMTKFWGKLFGINFVMGVTTGITLEFQFGTNWAYYSHYVGDIFGTPLAVEGLMAFFLESTLVGLFFFGWDRLSPRKHLMVTALVALGSNLSALWILVANGWMQHPVGAEFNMVTSRMELTDIAAVILNPMAQVKFIHTVTAGYVAASMFVLGVSSWYLLKQRDIEFAKRSFAAGAGFGCAAVFFLVILGDESGVEVGKTQPAKLAAMEAEWHTEEAPAAFTLFGFPDQEAETTHFAIKIPYAMGIIATRSLNTPVKGLVELKAESEARIRHGMLAYEALQRLRAGDQSANATFQAHKNDLGYGLLLKAYTAKVTDATDAQIKQAAKDTIPQVAPMFWAFRLMVGAGVAMTALFGLALWSLLRNQLLQRKWLLRALLYAIPLPWVAIESGWFVAEFGRQPWTITHVLPTAASVSNLTVGQLTFSLVSIFLIYSTLLVIEMGLMRHFIRKGPASLHTGRYHNETAH